One Gossypium hirsutum isolate 1008001.06 chromosome A08, Gossypium_hirsutum_v2.1, whole genome shotgun sequence genomic window, aaattaaattgcTTCGATTTGTTTGAGAATATTCAGTTCActtaatatcaaaattgaaaGAGATTCGAGATATCATTTAATCGAAAAGATTTCTAGAAAAACTTATTTCAAGCATGTTATCATCTTTAAAAAACGACCCATAAATAATTGATCTAAAGTAGGTAAAAAAAAGTGTTTGTTGTAGTCCTAAGTGCCCAATATAGCGAATTGTTCTTCTAAACTAAAATGTCTCGTACTATTAATTTTGAGCCCCTTCTCTCATCATTGTAGAATAAAGCTAATAATGGCTCAACATGGCAATGTTTAGTAGAGTTCTAgtaaacttttcttttcttttcaatctcCATTGACTTATCATTTTGATTGAGTGCCTTCCCTAACACTTTAATGGACTAGGGACTAATAGcaaaagatattatttttaacttaattattatttacaaTTCACTCACATGTAATTCAAATGAGAAGAAAAATCATACTCTGATTTCATTATgtacatagaaataattaaaatcaacGAAAGGAAAAACAAATGGATAGGAAACTATGCTGTGAATGATTTTCTATtcatatatattgtatatgatagaaaaaaagaagaagaaagaaatggaaGCATATAGGGTTACACTTTAGTTAGCTTGAAGTTGAAGGATCAATAAAGGGcccaaaaaaaacataatttgatGTGAGTAATTATAATGGCTAGGCTGTGACACCTGGCCTTTGAATATTATTGTAGGAGAAGGGGATAAGCATGCCCTAGAAGCCCCAGCAATTGAAATCAATTGCAGCAGCCAACTTCCCCCCACATGAATAGTTAAAAATCATGTCAAAATTTGCTGATGTTCTTACAAgtaaatatgtttatttcttaCCCCTGCAGTGTGGCCCATTTAAACATTTTCTACAATGATGCTTTGGTGTTTGTTAGTTAATGGACTTTTTAGATAGTGTGTAGAGGAGAAAAGGGTTGATTTAGTGGTTTGATGGGCTACTCTTAAGAACAACAATTGGGAAACCAATGGTTTTCCTCAAAGGCTCAACCCGGGGGCTAtacaaagaagataaaaaaaatgtcacCTTCTAtcccatcttttttttttaaaaaggaaaattattGATATGTTAGTAGagttttttagactccacaagtgATTAAAATTTGATAAGTGATTATAAAGTgtagtaaagaaaataaaaaaatttaatgatataaataaatatgatatttgtcACATCTTCGTCTCACTTGTGAAATCTAAAATATTCTACCAACTATTTCAATATTTCTCATACATAATCCTTTGTATAAATGTTGGGACGTACGGACACTAAGATGGAATAAGTTTGCTAATATGCCCAATGTCCTTGCTGCAATATGATGAGAGGCTATTCCTCCTAAAACAAAAGGATCAAAACCTTCTACAACCCATGCTGGATTTACAGGTTGGACCTTGCTAGTTAGTCTATAAAGGTTCGACACTCATGTTTCAGGACCATACAATTCTGTTACATGAAATGTGTCAAAACCAAAGCAAGTCACTcttaagagaaataaataaaatctaaaaattttaggcAAATCCAAAGAATCATCACAAAAAATTCTAAatcaaataatgacttttttttaataaactttgtaaaaaaaattattaatgacCTTCAATTATATTATACATAATTTGTTAGtgtaataatttgaataattcagCTCAAACAAAAGTgaataatatttttcatcaaattaatttaCGTTCAGGTTGATTTTCGTTTTTAATCAATTAGTatctatttaaatttgaattaaatggtttaaaattttaaagttagaaGATAAAAATTGAATACCTAATATTATGTTATATAGTAGTAGAATTATGAATAAAAAAGTATGGTGATTGAGAATGTGGATTCAACCTGCTAAAAATTGTGTTGAAATCTTAAATTGACATAAGTCTTCAAATTTAGTCTCTAGATAATTATACCTTgttgaaattaatatatatatatattataattaagtatttaaaagaACATGCAACCAATAAATATAGTTAACACTATTAAGAAAAGAATGCAAACATTCTTCCATAAAAGAGTATACAgaatatttgaaaagaaaaagaagacaaaaacacaagttaatatatattatatttacagTTCAATGGCTCTTCTTAAGCATTTTTCTCCTCCAAACACATTGCAGAAACAAAATGCAAAAGGGAACCCTCTCTCACAAACCTACActcatctttttcttcatctctAATTCATGATGACTCCTtgaattttatgtgaaaaataaaagcCCATCGATTTTAATTAAGCATTGCTCCTGAAAGACCCAAGTGCCTTCATTGCTCCTGCTCTTAGGATGTATTGGTGGTAGATTGCCGCAATGGCAGCTCCAATGAAAGGTCCAACCCAGAACATCCACTGCCCATACAATAACACATTCATTAATGTTAAATACATACATTACAACACAAATattcaaatgaaatatatatatagagagagagagagattactTGGTCATCCCAGGCCTTGTCTTTGTTGTAAATAACAGCAGCACCAAAGCTCCTAGCAGGGTTGATACCAGTGCCAGTGATTGGAATTGTGGCTAGGTGAACCATGAACACAGCAAACCCAATGGGAAGTGGTGCCAATACCTTTCCATTTTTTGGGTTTAATTAATCACTATTTCACACaccaaaaaaaaatgattttatattaaaGAGTGTAAGATTATAAAAGCACATACAGGAACGTGAGAATCCCTTGCATTCCTCTTGGGATCAGTTGCAGAGAAGACagtgtaaacaagaacaaaagtCCCAATGATCTCAGCACCCAACCCAGTTCCCTTATTGAAACCATCTTGTAGCTCATTGGCTCCACCACCATAGGTATTGTAGTAACTCTTTTGGAACCCCTTGACTAACCCACAACCACAAATAGCACCCAAGCACTGAGCCACCATGTACATCACGGCTCGAACCAGTGACACCTTTCGTCCTAAGAACAACCCAAAGGTCACTGCCGGGTTGATATGTCCTCCTGCAAGTGTCTCATTACATTATATTCGTTGCTAACTTTTGTTTGGTTAccaggaaaaaaaatatatatatatatagagagagagagagagagtactCACCGGAGATACCGGCGGTGCAGTAAACAAGAATAAAGATCATGCCACCAAAAGCCCAAGCAATACCAAGGATACCAACACCACCACAATCAGGATCGACGGTGTTCTTTAAAGGGTCGGTTTGGACCCTGTAGCCAATCACTGTCAATACTGTGACATACAAGAAGAGAAGGGTAGCAATGAACTCAGCAATCAAAGCCCTATAAAATGACCATTGGGTGAGCTCTTCAGAATCTATCAATGGCGCCGGTGGTGGGTCATGGTAGTCTCTTCCTGCTGCCATCTCTACATCCTTAACCATATTTTGCTTTTTTTGGCTTGGAATTTGTGGGTTTAAAGCAAAAGCTGAAGAGATGAAGAGAGTTGAGTGGGAGAAGAAGGGTATATAAAGGAGGGAGGATTCTACTGATTAAACAAAGTAATtatgttttaagtttaaattaatgatcattttatgattaatttttagcCGTCCAATCCACCTTTGATTttcgattttttaattattactaaCACGAAAAAaccaatacaaaaaatatatatatataacaaaaaaaaaatgcaaatgcAACATAACAGATAAAAAGAGATACTGAATTCTAAGAAACAATGCATTGTTGGCCCTTTTTCTTAatcaatgcaaaaaaaaaaaagggggaagtaaaaaaaaatagagattaaaATTGAATGGTAATTTTCCTTAAATTCATTCTATTAGTTTATAATTTAAAAGCTTATCATAATCAAAGCATTGCCTGCAAtacaaaatagaaattaaattaggtcattttaaaattatcaaaactcATTCATTTATGTCCTTCAgagaaaaataacatataaataggTAGGGTTTCCACTCTAATTAGTAAAGTAGGCAACACCGTTTGCCATTACCTAAaacctaattcaacaatttgctACATTATTCCACATCACATCATTTTTATGATTTTcggatttaaaattaaatttaataaatcgaatctatttataaattttaatcatatttattcttttttacatCATACTTAAAACTAACCATAACATCTTCTTAACTTATAAATAGTTAAAAAGATAATACATTTCAACATAacattgacaataatactcaTATAAATTAAACTAGGACTCAATccgtatttttttaatattttaatagttataCTTGCAATTCACAACTATCGGAACACTTGGTTGGTCAAGAAAAATAAGATTGAGAcgtgaaaattttaacttttcaccttttcctttccatttcacAAGTTGAAccatggaaaaaaaaatcaaaattaataaaagcatttaaaaaagTCGGTCCTTGACATTAAAACCTACATGCAAATTGCAAAGCTTTCACCGAACTATATAATTTATAGGGTGGATTAATTGATTTTTCCCATACTAATTTTATTTGGAGAAACAAGATGGTCATTTAATGGAACAAAATAAATATCCTCATCAGCTTTTTCgcaataaaatgataaaatgtaatttataaatggtctaattagaACTCCATCCCTCTATCTTATGATTGGtccctttattttaatttttctactttATAATAAGTGATAACTTGCTCCCATTTGTATATAAATCATTGAATTACTATTTCATTATGTAAATTCAACATTTAGTAATAAGGTTCAACACTATTACCCACTTGTCTAATTTCTAAGTATGAAAAActgaaataaaaacttaatttttgtAAACTACAAAcctcaaatttagaaaaattaaaacaaataaatttcaaatacttataaataaaaaaggaaatttaaaataatacCATAAATTACATAATTCATGCCCAGTGTTGACATTAATGTATAAATGAACCGAACAATCTGACGTTTATCAGATATATATTTGTTCTCAAACGTTAACCTCATGGTATGATCATCTAGCATGTtctaaattccaaatttttatataaactctATGCGTTGCTTTTGTTTGGATTTGGGGTTACTCTGGTGGCGGCGGCTGGCTGGTCATTGAATATGAGGTATGGTTAGAAAGACGCCACGTATTATCCTAAAATCAAGCATGGGATTCTGAAATATTCAAAATCTAATAAAGTGAGTAGCCTGGGCGGTGGCCTTTTTCTTCTTTGTTATGGGACTACGATGGATTACTAACCCTCTTATTAGACTTGTTATTTTATTCATCACTCAAGGTTGGATGTGGTTCTCGTTTCAGCATTTCTTCTTaccatttttcttttcatcaatTAATTTAATGGACTGTTTTTAAGTTTTATTGGTTTATTAGGTTCAATcagataaattatttaaaaacttattaaaataaaataataataattcaattaattttttatcttggTTCAACCTCTCATCTTTAAAGTGGTATCTCAACTAGTTTCATATTCAATTAGTTGATCTGTTAGTTTTGATTGatgaaagaattttttaaatCCTATCAGGTTGAGCAAGTAggtgataaaatttgaaaacaaaataaatcgCTAGCGTCTCGACCTTGGAGGGAAAATTTTGAGCATTGTTGGCATTACCAGGTAttataaaggaagaataaagtAAAAGTGAAAGagtgtataaaaaattaaaataaaagaattaaaaattattgttatCAGCTAAAGTTCctttttatagatataaaattttGACACAAAATGAACAATGAAAAATAGCTTGAGCAtcacttgtgacaaaaaaaattaataccaaAATGAGAATAATGGTATAATTTATATACCCACTAGTTTCTTTATCCATGCGAAGCATGGGCTTACTTTTTATACAgaatatttgaaatataatatgcttgtaatattgtaatttttttaatctattacATGCATAAATTTtacgaaaaaaatattaaaatttaaatagtattaaaaattattttactcgAGATGATCATGTGTTAATTAAAATCTATTgcctttttataaatattttaataaaaatgtaaacatattttaaacaaaatgatttAATGTGAGACAAAACTATGGTCATAGTTTTATTTACAATAAAAGTTAGGAAAgtgttgaaaaatatgaaactGGCAATTTGATGCCAAAGAGAGTGCCCACTTCCCTACCCACCAAATCTGTGTTGAGACAGTTTCTATATTTAGGTGCTGGCAAATTATTGAACCTTATTTTGGGGCTATACTAATTACATGGTGAATATCTAGCTCATTATGAAAGATCATTTTACTTGGGAATACTAACATTAGCAATTGATTCCCCAAAGCAATCCCTTAGATTATGGATTTTGGATTGGATCATGATTCTGCTAATGAGCTACATAGAGTTCATATTTacttcata contains:
- the LOC107940116 gene encoding probable aquaporin PIP2-2 — translated: MVKDVEMAAGRDYHDPPPAPLIDSEELTQWSFYRALIAEFIATLLFLYVTVLTVIGYRVQTDPLKNTVDPDCGGVGILGIAWAFGGMIFILVYCTAGISGGHINPAVTFGLFLGRKVSLVRAVMYMVAQCLGAICGCGLVKGFQKSYYNTYGGGANELQDGFNKGTGLGAEIIGTFVLVYTVFSATDPKRNARDSHVPVLAPLPIGFAVFMVHLATIPITGTGINPARSFGAAVIYNKDKAWDDQWMFWVGPFIGAAIAAIYHQYILRAGAMKALGSFRSNA